The nucleotide window GCCACCGATCGTGGCCGGGTCCGCTGCCGGTGGGTGGTGAACGCTGCCGGCGCGCACGCCTACCATGTCGCCCGCCTCGCCGGGCTCGAACTTCCCATCGTACCCGTCCGGCACGAATACTACGTCACGGTGCCCATGGACGGCCTCTCGCCCGACCTGCCCTGTTTCCGCATCCCGGAACTCACCCTGTACGGACGCGTCCGTGAGGGCGGCCTGCTCCTGGGAGGATGGGAGCCGAAGGCGCTTCATACCGATCCGCGAACGTACGAACTCGCGGGCGCGCCGCCCGAGGTGGTCATCGACCGGCCCGTGCTCGACTCCTTCGAGTCGGCGTTCGCAGCCCTGCTCCCTGGGGCGCGTGGCGCGGAGCGGAGCTGGGTGGGCAAAGGCTGGCCGACGTTCACGCCCGACGGGAGGTTCATCCTGGGCGAAAGCTCGCGGGTAAGGGGCTTTGTCATGGCGGGCGGCTGCAATGCCCACGGCATCTCGGGCTCGGGCGGGATCGGAAAGCTGCTGGTCGAGTCACTGCTCGATCCCAACCCGGGTTCCTATGTCCGCAGTCTCTCGCCGGATCGCTTCGACGGCACAGGCTGGAACTGGGACGACGCAAGGCGCGACGCCCAGCGCGTGTACGAGACCTACTACGGCGTCTAGACCGCTGCTCCCTCCCCCTTCACAGCCCCTGTTCCCCATTCCCCATTTCCGATTCGCCATCCCCATGTCCCATCCGCCCTCCTTCCGCAAGGATCCGGTCTATGAACATTGGCGCTGGCGGATCTTCGCCATCACCTGGCTGGCCTACGCGGGATACTACCTGACCCGGAAATCCTTCTCGGTCGCCAAGATCGAGATGGGCAAGCCCGGGGAGCTTGGCCTTTCGCACACCGAGATGGCCTGGATCGATGGAGGGTTTCTGGTGGCGTATGCGTTGGGCCAGTTCGTGTGGGGCTTGAGCGGCGACCGGTTCGGCACGCGCCGTGTCATCCTCACCGGCATGATGGGGTCCGTGGTCGCCGCGGTGGCGATGGGTCTGGCCGTTCCGGAGTGGCTTCCGGTTCCGCTTCAAACCGCCGTCGCATCGGTGGCCGGCCCCTGGGGTGTCTCAGTCGTGGCCTTCCTGCTGGGCGGCCTCTTCTTCGCCCAGGGATTGTTCCAGGCCTCCGGCTGGGCGCCGCTGGCCAAGAACATGGCTCAGTTCTTTTCCCGCCTGGAACGCGGAACGGTGATCGGACTCTGGTGCACCAACTACGCGGCGGGCGGATTCATCGCGTCGATCTTTGCCGGTTACGTCGGCGAACGCTTCGGCTGGCGCGCCGCCTTCCTGGTTCCAGCCTTCGCCCTGGCCGGTGTCTGGCTGCTGTTCTGGCGCTTCCAACGGAACCGCCCCGAAGACGTCGGACTTCCGCCCATCGAGACCTATCACGGCGAACCTCCGGAGGTCCGGCCCGACGCGGAATCCGACTCGTCAACCGACGCTGGGGGCAGCCGATGGGCGGTGGCGATGGAAGTTCTCCGCACCCCGATGGTGCGGCTTCTATGCGTGATCTATTTCTGCCTGAAACCGACGCGCTACGCCATTTTGTTCTGGGGCCCCAAGTACATCCACGACCGCCTCGGCACCGGCATGATCCACTCGGGGTTCCTGAGCGCAATGTTCGAGGCCGCCGGTCCCCTGAGTGTCCTCCTCGCAGGGCTGTTCTCGGACAAACTCTTCGGATCGCGCCGGATGCCGGTCGCGGTGATCTGCCTGGGTCTGCTCGCGCTCTTGTTGTTCATGCTGGACCGTCTGCCGCCCAATGCGTGGATTCTTGGGGCGAGCCTCTTTCTCCTCGGCCTCCTCACCTACGCGCCCGACTCCCTGGTCAGCGGGACGGCCGCCCTCGACTTCGGCTCCAAGCGTGGGGCCTCAACGGCCTCGGGCATCATCAATGGCTGCGGTTCCATTGGCGCGATCGTGGGCGGCACGCTTCCCGGGTTCCTCCAGGAACAGGGCGGATGGCACGCCGTCTTCACCTTCCTGGGTGCCGCCGTGCTCCTCGCGGCGCTCCTGCTCCTTCCCCGCTGGAACACCCTCCCCAGCCCTGCTGCCAAGGCCACCTGAGCCGCATACAGCCAGTTCAACTGAATCGTGAACTCATCCCATCCCGGACGAACGCCGGAACTCCCGCCGCCTCCAGGCGCGACAGCAGCAAATGAGCCTCTTCAATCTTGCTGAATGTGCTGACGGTAACCATGCAGTTCACAATGCCGACGTTGCTATCAAGTCGCAGCCTCGGCTCGGGCTGCGCCTCCTTTGGATGACGCTGGGATCGTGCGCCGGGGGGAAAGGGATTGTCGAGTTCTCAGTTGCGGTACAGTGCATCCCGGAGTTGTCGGTAGAGGTGCGAACTCCGCCAAGCGGCGCTTCGGAGGGCCGAGTTCCACGAGGCCGCAACGGTGTGGAGCCTGTCCGAGGATTCTCATGGGTGCCGGGACGCGGCGGTCCCTTTTCATCGTCCCTTACAGCTGCTCCGGGTGGAGGACCACCACCTCGCGATCCAGGAACACGTTCGTCATCGTGGTGCGCACTCCACTCGGCCATCGGATCTCCAATTCGCCCGTCCCTCCGACCGACCCGCAGCCGAAGTGGACCCGCGGATCGCTGGCGGAATAATAGCTTCCCGAGGTCACGCTCCGCTTCGTTTGGGAACGGTTCCCCACGCTCAACCGGATGGTGGCTCCTTCGATGATCCCCCGTCCTGCGAGGCGAACCCGGAGCCACCGGTTTCGAGTCGGCGTCATGTTCCTCAGAAGCAGCGGCTCTCCTTCGATGTCCGAGACGAGCAGGTCCATCCGCCCGTCGTTGTCGATGTCCCCGACGCACAGCGCGCGCCCCGCGATGCCGCGCCGCCAGCCCTCACCGAAATGAGTGACCTCGATGAACCGGCCCTCGCCCGCATTGCGAAAGACCTGCAACGGCTGGCGCGACGACGTTGCCGGATCGAGTTCTTCGATGCGATGGAGCGGGTGCCCATTGGCCACCACCAACTCCGGCAGGCCGTCGTTGTCCAGGTCCACCCATTGCACGCCCCAACCGACCGTAGGTAGGGTTGCCGTGCCGAGACCCGAGGTGAAGGCTGCGTTCAAAAACCGGCCCGATCCCTCGTTGCGATACAGGCTCATCGGCTCGTCCCGGTAGTTGGTCACCACGAGATCCTCGAGCCCGTCGTCGTTGTAGTCTCCGAAGGCCGCTCCCATCCCCGACTGGACGCCGCCGTGGATTCCCAATGCGGTCCCCGAAGAAAGGCCCGCGCTCACGAAGCCGCGGCCACCCCGGTTGAGAAAGAGGTCGCACGGCATACGATCATTGGCGATGTAGAGGTCCGGGTACCCGTCGTCGTCGATGTCGCCGAAGGCCACACCCAATGCCTTCCCCTCCGCCTCACCCAAACTGAACTCCGCCGTTGCCTCGACGAACCGGCCCTCTCCGATCCCCCGATAGAACACCCCCCGCTGCGGCCCGAACTCATCCGGGCCGCACGCCGTCACGATGCCGTTCGGATAAGTGCACGCACCCGAGTGCCCCGCGAGATCCACGTACCTTCCCACGTACAGGTCCAATCGGCCGTCGAGGTCCACATCCGCGAAGGCCGCGCCCGTCTGCCAGGCCTCGGGCGGCACGTCCCCCAACCCGCTCTGCTCGGTGATGTCCTCGAACCGGCCACCCCCGCGGTTCCGGTACAGGGCCGCGCAACCGAAGCCCGCCAGGAACAGGTCCGGCCGCCCATCGTTGTCGACATCCCCAACCGCCACGCCTTGCCAGTAGCCCTCCTGCCGGAACCCGGTGTCCAACACCTCCTCGAATCGCCAGTTGCCGAGATTGCGAAACAACGCCACACGGTTCGGCCCCGCCAGGAGCACATCCAGCAACCCGTCGCCGTCCGCGTCGAACAGCGCCGCCGCATGACCGATGGTCTCCTTGATCCCGACATCCCGGCTCGTGTCGTACGCCAGCGGAAACCGAATGCCTGAGGTCGGTTGCATGTTCTCGAAGCGAATTCCCTCCGGCGCCCCCGCCTCCCTGACCGCCTCCGCTTCCGGTCCACTGCGGTCACAGGCCGCCAGACAGACCGCGACCCCAATGATACCCGGTCCGGCCCGCCGGACGCTCCGCCAGTACCCCGCCCCCTTCATCGCCGGTCAACCCCCGCCCGCGGCATCCAATCGCCGGGAGCCGATGTGAGAATGGTTTCGCGATCCAATCGTTCCCCGCGGAAATAAACCGCCCGGACCCGTCGCAAGGCGCGGATGTCCACCGAAGGATCGCCATCCAGAACGACCAGATCGGCGAACGCCCCCGGCGCAATTCGCCCCACGTCGGTGGACCCGAGACGCCGGGCCGCCGCTCCCGTTGCCGAGATCAATGCCTCCGCCGGTGTCATCCCCGCAGCATCGACCAGCAGCTCGAGTTCGCGCAGCAATCCGAGCCCATGAAACGCCCCCGGATTCCCCGCATCGCTGCCCGCCAAAATCGGAACGCCTCCCGCCACCGCCCGCCGGATCGCCTCCAACGTTCGTTCGTGCCGTCGTGTGTAATACGCGACCGCCTCCGCCGAGGCGCCCACGCGGGTCACCCACGAACCGGGCGAGGTCAGCGACACCACCACTCGAGGGTCCACCCACCGTCGCACGTCGGAGTCGGTGACCGCTTCGCCCCGAATCGCCCGTGCCAATCCCTCCGACGCCGCCAGGGTGGGCGTCAATGTCACCCCCCGCTCCGCCAATTCCGCGATCGTCTCCGCAGACAAATCGGGAGGCACGTGCTCGATCCCTCGAACCCCGAGGCGAATGGCGAGACGCGCGTGAAGGTCGCTGTCCACATGCGCGGTGGTCGCAAGGCTCATGGCGCGCGCCGCGTCCATCCCCGCCGCCGCCGCGCTCTCCGTCAGAACCGGCAGGGATTCCCCAATGCGACCGGCGTCGAGATAGAACTTGATGAGATCCACCCCGCCCGCTCCGAGTTCCCGGACCGCCGCGACGGCCCCCTCCGGGCTGTCGATCTGCCGCGTGATCCGGCCCGCCAGACCCGGCACCGCCGCGAAATACACCGACGGATGCCCCCGGGGCGCGGTGAGACCCGGACCCGAGAAGAAGGGGCGCGGCGCCCGCATGGTCCCTCGCCCGACCGCTTCGCGAAGGCTCCTCAAGTCGTCGGGATCGTCGGTCATCGAGACGAACGACGTGACGCCCCATGCCAGGTAAACCTGCAGGTCGCGCCGCAATCGCGCGGCGCTGAACTCCGCGGACGACGCCGCGCCACCCGCCGAGCCGCCGAGGTGGACATGCGAATCGATCAACCCCGGGACGATGAACGCCCCTCCCATGTCGGTCCCTCCCTCCGTCCCCACCCCTCCCGCCGCCACCTCGACGATGCGTCCCCCTTCGATCGTCACGCGCCCGCGCTCGATGCGTCCCCCGAGCCCATCCAGAATCGTCGCACCGAAGAGCACCGTGCGGTCGGACGACCCCGAATCCGGAACGCCCGCCGACGGCAAAGGCGCCTCGGACGGCAGCGGCTCGGTCGGCGGTGGCCGGCTCGATTCCAGCGCCTCGCCCCGCAACAAGGCCGCCCCGTACAGCGCGGCCAGGCACACCACCGCCACCGCGACACGCCGTCGCTCGATCGGACCCTCGCTCTCCCAGCGAAAAGCCGCCGCCGCCAGCGGCATCCCCACCAGGACCGTCAACACGAGCATCACCGTCGGAAACGCAGGCCACCCGAATCCCGCGCCACGCAACGCAACCGCCTGCAGGAGGTCCACCACGTACGTGGACGGCAGCGCCAACGCCAGCGTCCGAATCCAATCGGGCATGAGAAACAAGGGCATGGCGGCCCCGGACAGAAACATCATCGGGAAAAACACGAGATTCGAAATCATGGGCGCCGACTTCATGTCGCGCGCGCCCCCGCCAACCAGGAGGCCCAGCGGCAGCAACGCCAGCGCCGCCAGCGCCGACGCCGCCATCAATGCCGGAGAATCCCCCCAGAACGTCACGCCGAACAAGGCACGGGCCAACGCGAGTTGCAGAGCCACCGAGACCATCATGTTCGCCATCGCCGTCACGACGTGAGCGGTCACCACGGTGGACGAAGTCGCCGGGGTCGCCCGCAACCGGCGGTACATCCCGCGCTCCCGAAGACTCACCATGTGCAGCGCCAACCCGAACACCGACGCGCTCAGCAGGTTGATCGTCAGGATCCCCGGCACGATCCAGGTCACGCGCTCCGTCTCCCCGCCCCCGAACACATAGGACAACCCGATCAGGAACAGCAGCGGCAGGACGAGGTTCCAGAACAATGCCGGCTTGCTCCGCCACGACTGCACCAGAAACGCCCACGTCAGGGCGCCAACCCCTCGGAATCGCCTCATGACGTCGCCTCCCGGCCGGGGTGCGGCTCCCGCCCCATCACCTCGACGTAGAACGCCTCAAGACTGGGTCGCCGCAAGTCCAGCCCGACAAGCTTCACCCCGCCGCCCTCCACGATCCGTCCTATCGCCACCATCGCCGCATTCGGATCGGGAGTGACGTAACGCCGGTGGCTCCCCTCCATGCCCTGCGCCATCGCGCCGGCCCTTAGCAGCGGCCCGTCGTCAAACGCCCCCTCCACCGCGATCCGAAGCACGGGAAGCGTTCCCGTGCCGGACGCCAGTTCCGCGGGCGTTCCGTCCGCGACGATCTCACCCGCTCGCAGGAGAATCACCCGGTCGCACAACCGCTCCACCTCCTCCAGGTCGTGGCTGGCCAGCAACACCGTCCGACCCGCCGCGCGCAACGCCGCCAGATGGGTGTGAACCTCCCGGCGCGCCACCGGGTCGAGCCCGCTGGTCGGTTCGTCCAGGATGACGAGTTCCGGATCGTTCACCAACGCCAGCGCCACCGCCAAACGGCGCTGCTGTCCCATCGACAACCTTCCATTCGGAACATTCCCCACCCCCGCCAACCCAACCGTGTCCAGGAGTTCGCCCGGCGGCCTTGCCCGGGCATAGAAAGCGCCGAACAATCGAAGCGTCTCGCGCGGGGTCAGTTCGGGAGGCAGCACCGTCGATTGCAGTTGCACGCCGATGCGTTCGCGGAGTCGCGCCGCCTGACTTCCCGGATCCAGTCCCAAAACCGTCACCCGCCCCGCGCCTGCCGTGCGAAGTCCCTCGATGATCTCGACCAGCGTCGTCTTCCCGACGCCGTTCGGTCCCAGAATGCCCACGATCTGCCCGCTCCCGCCGATCGTCAGGCTGACGCGCTTCAGCACCTCCGTCGCGCCGTACGCCTTCGACAGGTTCTCAATCTCGACGATCGTCATCACATCGGTGCCTCCGGGATTCCGGCAGGGTCGCCCCCCGGGTTCCGTCGCCATCGCCCGAGAAAAAAGACGACGAACGACCCATGGCAGACCACCGCCGGAATCACGCTCCCGGTCAACATCACCAACACTCCCCCAACGAACGAGATGGCCACGCACCCGCCGCCGACCACCGTCGCCTGGAACCGCGTCCGCAATTGCAGGAGCTGTTGGCCACAGAACAAGGCCCCCACCACCGCGACCGCCGTCCACGGTCCAAGGCCGACACGGCTCGTCGCAATCTCGAGCAGGACTCCGCGAAAGACCCATTCCTCGACCATCCCGCTCACCGCCCCAAGAATCACCGCCACCCGGGGCGGCAAAACCTCCAATCCGCGGATCCACGGAATCTCGCGCAACTCCGCGAACCGTTCGGGTCCGCCCTGCCGGGTCATCGCGCAGGCGAGTTCGACGCCCAGGTTGGTCAGCGAGATCACGGCAACGAGACCGAGCAGTGTCGGGCCCCACGGATCCGACCGGGAGGCGATCAGCTCCGCCGGGCGTATCCCGTAAGCCCAACCGAACCCCGCGGCGATCAATAGGCCCGCGCCCAGATAGATCGAGGTCAGCAGCAGGGATCTCACCTCCGCGGGCCGACGCCGACTGTAACCCATCGCCGCAAACTGCACCGACCGGAACAGCCTCGACCGCTCGTCGGCGTACCACAACGTCCGACCCCATAGCCAGGAAGCGCCGGCCGCCATCGCCAGGAACACCGCGATGGAAACCGCGCTAGGCATGGCGACCTCCCGCGAGACGAAACAGCAGCACGTTCTGCAACCCGTGCGCGACAATCGCCGGCCACAGACTTCCGCCGGCCGCGAGGAACAGGAGGCCGTACACCGCGCCGCAAAGGCTCTTCGACACCACCGTCCATCCGCCAAACGCCAGGTGATTCAGCCCATATGCCACGGAACCCGCCGCAAGAGCCACCGGCATGGCCCACCCCAGTGAGGCCATCGCAACCCCCAGCCACACCTGCCGATAGAAAACCTCCTCCCCCACCACGATGGCCCCGACCAGCAGCCGGTCCGTCGGACGAAACCGTACCCGCCAGATGGGAGGCAGTTCGAATCGCGGGAACCGGCCCGTGGCCCGATAGGCGCGCAGACCGTGGATCCCCAGCTCCATCCCCAGCGCCACCGGCGCCGCAAGAACCGCCATGGCCAGCCATCCGGCGGACGCCGGAGCGAACGCGATGAGACCGGGACGCATCCACACGATCGCGAACGCCACCGCGACGTACGGCAGAAGCAGGACCCCGAGGTAGGCGGTGGTCACCGACCCCGGCCTTCCTCCGAAGGTGTGATGGAGCGAATGACCGAAGCCGGAAGGATACGCGGTGGCCGCCAGAATCAGGCAGTCAAGGAAGGGGGTGGGGAAACCCATTGCGAATCCCTCCATGCGCCCGAAGACGCGGGTGCTCGCCGTAGGGAACCCCCGGCACACACATCGTCACCAACTCCGGCACGAACACCCGCATCACCCTCCACCCGCGCCCAGCCGTCTCCGGGGGCGTGATGTCCAGGTACACCCCGTATTCGCTGTGTCGCGAGAGCTGCCGGATCAAACGGGCGGTGTCCGCCTTCGCATCCCCGCTGTCATGGGAGGGCAGCCCCGACAACACCGTGCGTTCCCCGATCAACCGGTCGATCGTCGCCCGCTTCTCCGCGGCCCGGTCGGGCGACGCGAAGAAGGCCACGTTGGCGTCCAGGTCGTCGAAGGCCTCCTCCGCCGACCGCGTCGCCATGTACTTGTCCGGAAGAAAGACCGGTCCGTAGATCCCGAGAAACGCGATGGCCACGGCCTCCATGAGGCTCCGGTAGTACGCGCGAACCGGGTCCAGATGCCCCTGGGCGCCGAGCACGATGTACGGGCGCTCGCCACGCCGGTTGATCAGTACGGATGCCAGGACATGGGCATCGACTCCTTCGAGAAGATTCAGCAGCAGCGGCACCACCTCGTAGCGGGAGTCGGCCTCGTGGAGCCTCGGAAGCAACCTCGCCACGGTGAGATCATCAACCGTGACTCGTGGGGCCTTCAAGGCCGCGTACCAGTGAATCATCAGGGCGTCGATCTCGATGAACTCCAGCAGGGCGCTCTGCAAGGCGCGCTCGACCGACCGATGCGCGGCCGTGCCGGTCGAGAACCCGGGGGAAAAGGCGACCTCGTTCCGCGCCCGGTTCAGGCGGTACCCGACGAACAGCATCTGCGCCGGTATCCAGATCTCCCGCGTCGGATCGAAGAGCGACGGGCACCGGATCCAGCCGACCACGTCGTCCCGTTCCAACCGCTTCATCCCCCGGTACTGGCTCCGGGCAAGCTTCTCGCAATCCGCCTCCGAAAACAGCCGAAGCCACTCGAACGGAACCGCGCCCCGCTCGCCCTCGATGTCGCTGTACGTGGCGTATTCGATGCGCCCGGCCAGGGTCACCTGGGACACCAACAGCGCGTATCGCTCGATCGCCTCGCCCGCCAGACGGACCAATGCCTCCTCGTGGAAGACCCCGTACCCGCTGAGGTGGTACTGCATCTCGAGCAGCGGATTCAGCAGCACCTTGTGGTAGGCCGGCATCTGCGCGACCACCGACTTGATGTCCAGGTCGTCCGCATACTTCACCGGACTCACCAGCAGGCTCCGCGTGATGCCGCCGTGCTCGGAACAGATCGGCTTGAGGATGTCCTCGAGCAGGTGCGCCGAAAACGGGTAGTAGGTCGGTTCCATGAGAAGCCCCCGGCCCCGGTTCAACCCTTCACCTCGACCCGCTTGAGCATCTCGTCCACCAACCGCTTCGACGAGGTGTACAACTCGTCCATGCGCGCCTTGGCGACAAAGCCGCAACCGGGACAGTACGGAACCCTCAGCAGATCCTGAACCTGGATCTCCAGGAGGGGCAGATAGGCGTTCACCACCCGGCCCGCCAACCGCGTCATCCCCACCGATGCGTAGAGCAATGCCTCCGACAACGCGGCGGCCGTCAGGAGATGCAACGACGGCGCCGACCGCGTCGCTCCCCTGCCGACGCCGCCCCCGTCCGCCGTGCCGCTCACGTACTTGTGGTACACCACGGTGTCCTGCTGCCTCGCCAGCAGGCGCTGCTCGTAACATTCGAAGCAGCCCGTCTGGGTCGGGTGCGCGGCCAGCAGACTCAGGAACGGGCCGTCCACCAAACCCAGCACCAGGGGCTTCTCCAGGTGAACCAGCACGCGGTTCAGATTCCGCAACATCGAGACGCACGGGTCGCCGAGGCAGCCCACCACCACCGCGTACGAACCGAAAAGGCGGGAGAACCGTTCCAGATCCCGCTCGTGCCCCACCGCGTCCACCCGCGTCGTCAGGTCCACCCGCGTCAACGCCTGGAGATCGTCGTCGGCCAGTACGTCCATGCGCATCGGTACCTGGCGCGCCAGCAATTGCGCCGCCTCCCGCGAAGACTCGCGATCGCTGAAGAACAGAATCGGCCGCGGCTCCCGAATGTAGTCCTCGAACCCCCCGAGACTGCCGCCCAGCAGCGCGTTCACGGTCCGCGCGACATCGCGCTGTCGCGGCCCGCACAGATACTGCTGGCTCGCCAGGCTGTCGAGGAGCTGGATGTAGCCGGTCAACTCCTCCGCGCCGGCGCCAACCTCCTCCCCAATCGCGTCCACATCGGCGTCCCGACCCTGCCTCAGCGTCTCGTAAACCGCCGTGAAGAAGCCCACCACCCGTTCGCTCTGGCCCGCCAATCGGACCACCGCCTCGTTGAAGTTCCATACCCCCTTCCGAAAGCGAATCTCGTCGCCGCCGCGAAAGACCCTTACGCCCTCGTTCAATGAATAGACTCGTGGAGATGATTCGCCGCCGCTCATGCGCTCCTTCCTATTTCCCGACCACCGTGAGATGAATCAGATGCCTCGACAAGCCATCCGCGTCGAAGAGGCGCTCGCACCGCCCCTTCGAAAAACTGCCGACGTCGCATGTGCCCATCCCCAATGCGGTGCCGGCGAGGTGGACATGGGCCGCCATCGCGCCCGCCTCGATGAACGCATAGGCGAGACCCGCATCCCCGTACTTCCGGGCGTTCTCGAACTGGTTGTACACATACCCGATCAGGAACGCCGCCCGGTCCGCTTCGATCTCTCCGAACTGGGCCAGCGAGGCCACCGGGGGCAACGCGTCCGGCGGCCCCGATCGCCGCAACGCATGATGGCGCGGCAGGTACCGGTACGCCCCCGCCGCTAATCCTTCCACCCGCAGCGCCACCACGAAAAAGTCCACCGGGTACAAGCCCCCGCCCGAGGCCGCCGTTCGCAGATCGATGCGGTCCGTCGGCCCCAGCGAGGCCGTCGCCGGGACGTTCGTGACCGACATCGAACCCGAGATGCCGCCTCCGTGATAGAGAATCGTCGATAACTCCTCCAGGGTGGCCGACTTCCCGGAATAACGCCGCACACTCCGCCGGCTGCGGATCACCGGACCCAGGGGAGCCCGCAGCGTATCGTACGGCGGCAACGCGATGTGCCCGCCGTCCTCTTCCTCCAGGTCCCGATGCGCCACCGCTGCCACCGCCACAGGCAGCCGGAAATTGTTGACCCCGATCGCCACACCGAAGTCCGCGTCGCTGCGCCTGAAATTCAGCAGGTACTCCTCCGCCACCAGCCGGTTGTGCGAGAGAATCAGCCCCCGGTACACGACCTCCGGTGACCTGGCCACCGTGGTGTCCGCAT belongs to Verrucomicrobiia bacterium and includes:
- a CDS encoding SagB/ThcOx family dehydrogenase, whose amino-acid sequence is MSESKAERGSDDVPKTTMTAAEFMSKETPLVSSVVTFCNNLPMSLYADTTVARSPEVVYRGLILSHNRLVAEEYLLNFRRSDADFGVAIGVNNFRLPVAVAAVAHRDLEEEDGGHIALPPYDTLRAPLGPVIRSRRSVRRYSGKSATLEELSTILYHGGGISGSMSVTNVPATASLGPTDRIDLRTAASGGGLYPVDFFVVALRVEGLAAGAYRYLPRHHALRRSGPPDALPPVASLAQFGEIEADRAAFLIGYVYNQFENARKYGDAGLAYAFIEAGAMAAHVHLAGTALGMGTCDVGSFSKGRCERLFDADGLSRHLIHLTVVGK